In Microbacterium maritypicum, the following are encoded in one genomic region:
- a CDS encoding VOC family protein — MSGLIPYLLFPGNAAEALRHYRSVFGGELQLLDYATAGRRDGPGDAVAHGQLSGPVELAGADAGADDDAVQMSGMFLSLLGTADALTLTGWYDKLAADGRVIDALQKRPWGDFDGTLVDRYGIRWLIGFQPED, encoded by the coding sequence ATGAGCGGACTGATCCCGTACCTGCTGTTTCCCGGCAACGCCGCAGAGGCGCTGCGTCACTACCGCTCGGTGTTCGGCGGTGAACTGCAGCTGCTCGACTACGCCACGGCGGGCCGGCGTGACGGACCCGGCGATGCCGTCGCGCACGGCCAGCTGAGCGGGCCGGTCGAGCTCGCCGGCGCCGATGCCGGAGCCGACGACGACGCCGTGCAGATGAGCGGCATGTTCCTCTCACTCCTCGGCACGGCGGATGCGCTGACCCTCACCGGCTGGTACGACAAGCTCGCGGCCGACGGCCGAGTGATCGACGCCCTGCAGAAGCGCCCGTGGGGAGACTTCGACGGCACGCTCGTCGACCGCTACGGCATCCGCTGGCTGATCGGCTTCCAGCCCGAGGACTGA